One part of the Arabidopsis thaliana chromosome 4, partial sequence genome encodes these proteins:
- the MLH3 gene encoding MUTL protein homolog 3, whose product MAFTATDINSRFISKGPIHKLLNNLATSFECADDWKPTDGQQTGRRNRLQSNPGYILCIACPRRLYEFSFEPSKTHVEFKKWGPVLAFIERITLANWKKDRILELFDGGADILAKGDRQDLIDDKIRLQNDWPEAMEPAKKKLKRSNDHAPCSSLLFPSADFKQDGDYFSPRKDVWSPECEVELKIQNPKEQGTVAGFESRTDSLLQSRDIEMQTNEDFPQVTDLLETSLVADSKCRKQFLTRCQITTPVNINHDFMKDSDVLNFQFQGLKDELDVSNCIGKHLLRGCSSRVSLTFHEPKLSHVEGYESVVPMIPNEKQSSPRVLETREGGSYCDVYSDKTPDCSLGSSWQDTDWFTPQCSSDRGCVGIGEDFNITPIDTAEFDSYDEKVGSKKYLSSVNVGSSVTGSFCLSSEWSPMYSTPSATKWESEYQKGCRILEQSLRLGRMPDPEFCFSAANNIKFDHEVIPEMDCCETGTDSFTAIQNCTQLADKICKSSWGHADDVRIDQYSIRKEKFSYMDGTQNNAGKQRSKRSRSAPPFYREKKRFISLSCKSDTKPKNSDPSEPDDLECLTQPCNASQMHLKCSILDDVSYDHIQETEKRLSSASDLKASAGCRTVHSETQDEDVHEDFSSEEFLDPIKSTTKWRHNCAVSQVPKESHELHGQDGVFDISSGLLHLRSDESLVPESINRHSLEDAKVLQQVDKKYIPIVACGTVAIVDQHAADERIRLEELRTKVLAGKARTVTYLSADQELVLPEMGYQLLQSYSEQIRDWGWICNITVEGSTSFKKNMSIIQRKPTPITLNAVPCILGVNLSDVDLLEFLQQLADTDGSSTIPPSVLRVLNSKACRGAIMFGDSLLPSECSLIIDGLKQTSLCFQCAHGRPTTVPLVDLKALHKQIAKLSGRQVWHGLQRREITLDRAKSRLDNAKS is encoded by the exons ATGGCCTTCACAGCAACAGATATCAATTCAAGATTCATTAGCAAAGGTCCTATTCATAAGCTGCTGAACAACTTGGCTACTAGTTTTGAGTGTGCGGATGACTGGAAGCCTACGGATGGGCAACAAACAGGAAGACGCAATAGACTTCAATCCAACCCTGGTTACATTCTGTGCATAGCATGTCCACGCCGTCTTTATGAATTCTCGTTTGAACCATCAAAGACGCACGTTGAGTTCAAG AAGTGGGGACCTGTACTTGCCTTTATAGAAAGAATCACTCTAGCCAACTGGAAGAAAGATAGAATTCTTG AACTTTTTGATGGGGGAGCTGATATACTGGCAAAAGGTGATAGACAAGACCTGATTGATGACAAAATTAGACTTCAAAACG ATTGGCCAGAAGCTATGGAACCTGCaaaaaagaagctgaagagaaGTAATGATCATGCACCTTGTAGTTCTCTCTTGTTTCCGTCTGCTGACTTTAAACAAGATGGTGATTATTTTTCTCCACGAAAGGATGTATGGTCTCCAGAATGTGAAGTCGAACTGAAAATTCAGAATCCCAAAGAGCAAGGTACTGTAGCTGGATTTGAAAGCCGGACTGATTCTCTTCTACAGTCACGTGACATAGAAATGCAAACGAATGAAGACTTCCCACAAGTTACTGACCTCCTTGAAACAAGCTTGGTTGCTGACTCTAAGTGCCGTAAACAGTTTCTAACAAGATGTCAGATTACCACACCTGTCAATATCAACCATGATTTTATGAAAGATTCAGACGTGTtaaattttcagtttcaagGATTGAAAGATGAGTTGGATGTCAGCAATTGCATTGGAAAGCATCTCTTGCGTGGTTGCTCTTCAAGAGTAAGCCTAACCTTTCATGAGCCTAAACTATCTCATGTTGAAGGGTATGAATCCGTCGTGCCTATGATACCTAATGAAAAACAAAGTAGTCCGCGGGTCCTAGAGACCAGAGAAGGTGGTTCGTACTGTGATGTTTATTCTGATAAGACTCCTGATTGTTCCCTAGGGAGTTCATGGCAGGATACTGATTGGTTTACTCCACAGTGTTCCTCAGATAGGGGATGTGTTGGAATTGGAGAAGATTTTAACATTACCCCCATAGATACTGCGGAATTTGATTCTTATGATGAAAAAGTTGGTAGTAAAAAGTATCTTTCTTCTGTCAATGTGGGGAGCTCTGTTACTGGTAGTTTCTGTTTAAGTTCTGAGTGGTCTCCAATGTACTCCACACCTTCTGCGACCAAGTGGGAGTCTGAGTACCAGAAAGGTTGTCGAATTCTTGAACAGAGTTTGAGACTGGGAAGGATGCCTGACCctgaattttgtttcagtGCAGCTAACAACATCAAATTTGACCACGAGGTCATACCTGAAATGGATTGCTGTGAAACCGGTACAGACTCTTTCACAGCTATTCAGAACTGCACTCAGTTAGCtgataaaatttgcaagtcTTCGTGGGGGCATGCAGATGATGTGCGTATTGACCAATATAGTATCAGGAAGGAAAAGTTCAGTTATATGGATGGCACACAGAACAATGCTGGTAAACAAAGGTCAAAAAGAAGTCGATCTGCTCCTCCATTTTAtcgagagaagaagagatttatCAGCTTAAGTTGTAAATCAgacacaaaaccaaagaactCTGATCCATCAG AACCTGATGATCTGGAGTGTTTGACACAACCTTGTAATGCATCTCAAATGCATCTTAAGTGCAGCATCCTTGATGATGTGTCGTATGACCACatacaagaaacagaaaaaagattGAGTTCTGCCTCAGACTTGAAAGCATCTGCTGGTTGCAGGACTGTGCACTCAGAGACCCAAGATGAGGATGTGCACGAAG ACTTCAGCTCAGAGGAATTTCTGGATCCAATTAAATCCACAACAAAATGGCGCCATAACTGTGCGGTCTCTCAG GTTCCCAAGGAATCACACGAGCTTCATGGTCAAGATGGTGTATTTGATATATCTTCGGGACTTCTGCACTTACGATCCGATGAATCCTTGGTTCCTGAATCTATCAACAGACACTCCCTTGAAGATGCCAAGGTTCTACAACAGGttgataaaaaatatatcCCAATCGTTGCTTGTGGAACAGTTGCCATCGTTGATCAG CATGCTGCCGATGAAAGAATTCGTTTGGAAGAGCTGCGTACAAAG gtCCTGGCAGGGAAAGCGAGGACAGTCACCTACTTGAGTGCAGACCAAGAGTTG GTACTGCCGGAGATGGGTTATCAGTTACTCCAGAGTTATTCAGAGCAGATAAGAGACTGGGGTTGGATCTGCAACATTACTGTAGAAGGGTCAACGTCCTTTAAGAA AAACATGAGCATCATCCAGCGGAAACCAACACCAATCACACTTAATGCG GTTCCATGCATTCTGGGTGTAAATCTATCAGATGTTGATCTATTAGAGTTTCTTCAGCAG CTTGCTGATACTGACGGATCATCAACTATTCCTCCATCTGTTCTTCGAGTCCTAAATTCCAAAGCCTGTAGAG GTGCAATTATGTTTGGAGATAGTCTGTTACCGTCAGAATGCTCTTTAATCATTGATGGACTGAAGCAGACCTCACTTTGTTTCCAG TGTGCTCATGGGCGACCTACAACAGTTCCTCTTGTCGATTTGAAGGCATTGCACAAACAGATAGCAAAGCTCAGTGGAAGACAAGTGTGGCATGGCTTACAACGCAGAGAAATTACACTTGATCGTGCAAAATCACGCTTAGACAAC
- the MLH3 gene encoding MUTL protein homolog 3 — MAFTATDINSRFISKGPIHKLLNNLATSFECADDWKPTDGQQTGRRNRLQSNPGYILCIACPRRLYEFSFEPSKTHVEFKKWGPVLAFIERITLANWKKDRILELFDGGADILAKGDRQDLIDDKIRLQNGSLFSILHFLDADWPEAMEPAKKKLKRSNDHAPCSSLLFPSADFKQDGDYFSPRKDVWSPECEVELKIQNPKEQGTVAGFESRTDSLLQSRDIEMQTNEDFPQVTDLLETSLVADSKCRKQFLTRCQITTPVNINHDFMKDSDVLNFQFQGLKDELDVSNCIGKHLLRGCSSRVSLTFHEPKLSHVEGYESVVPMIPNEKQSSPRVLETREGGSYCDVYSDKTPDCSLGSSWQDTDWFTPQCSSDRGCVGIGEDFNITPIDTAEFDSYDEKVGSKKYLSSVNVGSSVTGSFCLSSEWSPMYSTPSATKWESEYQKGCRILEQSLRLGRMPDPEFCFSAANNIKFDHEVIPEMDCCETGTDSFTAIQNCTQLADKICKSSWGHADDVRIDQYSIRKEKFSYMDGTQNNAGKQRSKRSRSAPPFYREKKRFISLSCKSDTKPKNSDPSEPDDLECLTQPCNASQMHLKCSILDDVSYDHIQETEKRLSSASDLKASAGCRTVHSETQDEDVHEDFSSEEFLDPIKSTTKWRHNCAVSQVPKESHELHGQDGVFDISSGLLHLRSDESLVPESINRHSLEDAKVLQQVDKKYIPIVACGTVAIVDQHAADERIRLEELRTKVLAGKARTVTYLSADQELFINDALLIFVLTLKVLPEMGYQLLQSYSEQIRDWGWICNITVEGSTSFKKNMSIIQRKPTPITLNAVPCILGVNLSDVDLLEFLQQLADTDGSSTIPPSVLRVLNSKACRGAIMFGDSLLPSECSLIIDGLKQTSLCFQCAHGRPTTVPLVDLKALHKQIAKLSGRQVWHGLQRREITLDRAKSRLDNAKS, encoded by the exons ATGGCCTTCACAGCAACAGATATCAATTCAAGATTCATTAGCAAAGGTCCTATTCATAAGCTGCTGAACAACTTGGCTACTAGTTTTGAGTGTGCGGATGACTGGAAGCCTACGGATGGGCAACAAACAGGAAGACGCAATAGACTTCAATCCAACCCTGGTTACATTCTGTGCATAGCATGTCCACGCCGTCTTTATGAATTCTCGTTTGAACCATCAAAGACGCACGTTGAGTTCAAG AAGTGGGGACCTGTACTTGCCTTTATAGAAAGAATCACTCTAGCCAACTGGAAGAAAGATAGAATTCTTG AACTTTTTGATGGGGGAGCTGATATACTGGCAAAAGGTGATAGACAAGACCTGATTGATGACAAAATTAGACTTCAAAACG GCAGCCTTTTCtcaattcttcattttctggATGCAGATTGGCCAGAAGCTATGGAACCTGCaaaaaagaagctgaagagaaGTAATGATCATGCACCTTGTAGTTCTCTCTTGTTTCCGTCTGCTGACTTTAAACAAGATGGTGATTATTTTTCTCCACGAAAGGATGTATGGTCTCCAGAATGTGAAGTCGAACTGAAAATTCAGAATCCCAAAGAGCAAGGTACTGTAGCTGGATTTGAAAGCCGGACTGATTCTCTTCTACAGTCACGTGACATAGAAATGCAAACGAATGAAGACTTCCCACAAGTTACTGACCTCCTTGAAACAAGCTTGGTTGCTGACTCTAAGTGCCGTAAACAGTTTCTAACAAGATGTCAGATTACCACACCTGTCAATATCAACCATGATTTTATGAAAGATTCAGACGTGTtaaattttcagtttcaagGATTGAAAGATGAGTTGGATGTCAGCAATTGCATTGGAAAGCATCTCTTGCGTGGTTGCTCTTCAAGAGTAAGCCTAACCTTTCATGAGCCTAAACTATCTCATGTTGAAGGGTATGAATCCGTCGTGCCTATGATACCTAATGAAAAACAAAGTAGTCCGCGGGTCCTAGAGACCAGAGAAGGTGGTTCGTACTGTGATGTTTATTCTGATAAGACTCCTGATTGTTCCCTAGGGAGTTCATGGCAGGATACTGATTGGTTTACTCCACAGTGTTCCTCAGATAGGGGATGTGTTGGAATTGGAGAAGATTTTAACATTACCCCCATAGATACTGCGGAATTTGATTCTTATGATGAAAAAGTTGGTAGTAAAAAGTATCTTTCTTCTGTCAATGTGGGGAGCTCTGTTACTGGTAGTTTCTGTTTAAGTTCTGAGTGGTCTCCAATGTACTCCACACCTTCTGCGACCAAGTGGGAGTCTGAGTACCAGAAAGGTTGTCGAATTCTTGAACAGAGTTTGAGACTGGGAAGGATGCCTGACCctgaattttgtttcagtGCAGCTAACAACATCAAATTTGACCACGAGGTCATACCTGAAATGGATTGCTGTGAAACCGGTACAGACTCTTTCACAGCTATTCAGAACTGCACTCAGTTAGCtgataaaatttgcaagtcTTCGTGGGGGCATGCAGATGATGTGCGTATTGACCAATATAGTATCAGGAAGGAAAAGTTCAGTTATATGGATGGCACACAGAACAATGCTGGTAAACAAAGGTCAAAAAGAAGTCGATCTGCTCCTCCATTTTAtcgagagaagaagagatttatCAGCTTAAGTTGTAAATCAgacacaaaaccaaagaactCTGATCCATCAG AACCTGATGATCTGGAGTGTTTGACACAACCTTGTAATGCATCTCAAATGCATCTTAAGTGCAGCATCCTTGATGATGTGTCGTATGACCACatacaagaaacagaaaaaagattGAGTTCTGCCTCAGACTTGAAAGCATCTGCTGGTTGCAGGACTGTGCACTCAGAGACCCAAGATGAGGATGTGCACGAAG ACTTCAGCTCAGAGGAATTTCTGGATCCAATTAAATCCACAACAAAATGGCGCCATAACTGTGCGGTCTCTCAG GTTCCCAAGGAATCACACGAGCTTCATGGTCAAGATGGTGTATTTGATATATCTTCGGGACTTCTGCACTTACGATCCGATGAATCCTTGGTTCCTGAATCTATCAACAGACACTCCCTTGAAGATGCCAAGGTTCTACAACAGGttgataaaaaatatatcCCAATCGTTGCTTGTGGAACAGTTGCCATCGTTGATCAG CATGCTGCCGATGAAAGAATTCGTTTGGAAGAGCTGCGTACAAAG gtCCTGGCAGGGAAAGCGAGGACAGTCACCTACTTGAGTGCAGACCAAGAGTTG TTTATTAATGAtgcattattaatttttgtgttgaCATTAAAGGTACTGCCGGAGATGGGTTATCAGTTACTCCAGAGTTATTCAGAGCAGATAAGAGACTGGGGTTGGATCTGCAACATTACTGTAGAAGGGTCAACGTCCTTTAAGAA AAACATGAGCATCATCCAGCGGAAACCAACACCAATCACACTTAATGCG GTTCCATGCATTCTGGGTGTAAATCTATCAGATGTTGATCTATTAGAGTTTCTTCAGCAG CTTGCTGATACTGACGGATCATCAACTATTCCTCCATCTGTTCTTCGAGTCCTAAATTCCAAAGCCTGTAGAG GTGCAATTATGTTTGGAGATAGTCTGTTACCGTCAGAATGCTCTTTAATCATTGATGGACTGAAGCAGACCTCACTTTGTTTCCAG TGTGCTCATGGGCGACCTACAACAGTTCCTCTTGTCGATTTGAAGGCATTGCACAAACAGATAGCAAAGCTCAGTGGAAGACAAGTGTGGCATGGCTTACAACGCAGAGAAATTACACTTGATCGTGCAAAATCACGCTTAGACAAC